A region of Cellulophaga sp. RHA19 DNA encodes the following proteins:
- a CDS encoding sulfatase-like hydrolase/transferase — MKANVLKSLSILCLFTFVNNSIAQNKPNIILLYADDISARELPIYGSTVWSLPKGGNLKGGDTSDKKYRAKTPVLNKLAKKGVYVKTAWAATICSPSRAMMMTGRYAHRHKWWHNSDKGKAPDRKGSWNLYDSSPYSLEVVAKKGGYATYWAGKTQMKTEGFKFDEGCFTPGEGSYNKAIHTTDFRLETKKVNGTKKIFNADTGKEVSSYVQSGWYWKPHVQLLNHPRASKALEWWPNNKAAKDTFGLNTFGPDVELNFIFDFMERKQKEDKPFFIYHTSHLGHDAMDFLNPEEGNKWPGTPIVNWDGKKYSKIKPYVTGDNGVYNTHGTITEDGIHNHINYLDYQVWLYMKKLKEMGIENNTIFIFCADNGTSGYGKSSPVSQKGTHVPLIIYAPGLNMTKKGLQNVLVNMSDMLPTIADIANVKIPDSYEVNGESLLPFLTTEKPNHREWIYGYHKEKQIIRGNLVLKDGNNTWWDVSSNPKDLISFKKIKEWSLVSPEHRLERDKLNKVLPVFNLHESEYNAPKEGITIKDSLIIRQ; from the coding sequence ATGAAAGCAAACGTATTAAAAAGTCTATCTATATTATGCTTATTTACTTTTGTAAATAACAGTATAGCTCAAAATAAGCCTAACATTATTTTGCTTTACGCAGATGATATTAGTGCCAGAGAATTACCTATTTATGGGTCAACAGTATGGAGTTTACCTAAGGGAGGAAATTTAAAAGGAGGAGATACATCAGATAAAAAGTACAGGGCAAAAACTCCTGTTTTAAATAAATTAGCTAAAAAAGGTGTTTACGTAAAAACAGCTTGGGCAGCCACAATTTGTTCTCCCAGTAGAGCTATGATGATGACAGGCAGATATGCTCATAGACACAAATGGTGGCATAATAGTGATAAAGGAAAGGCACCAGACAGAAAAGGAAGTTGGAATTTATATGATAGTTCTCCTTATAGTTTAGAAGTTGTAGCTAAAAAAGGAGGATATGCCACTTATTGGGCAGGCAAAACACAAATGAAAACAGAAGGTTTTAAGTTTGATGAAGGCTGTTTTACACCAGGCGAAGGGTCTTATAATAAGGCAATACACACTACAGATTTTAGGCTAGAAACAAAAAAAGTAAATGGTACAAAAAAAATATTTAACGCAGATACAGGAAAAGAGGTTTCCTCTTATGTACAATCTGGTTGGTACTGGAAACCACACGTACAATTATTAAATCATCCTAGAGCATCTAAAGCTTTAGAATGGTGGCCTAATAACAAAGCAGCTAAAGATACTTTTGGGTTAAATACTTTTGGCCCAGATGTAGAATTAAATTTCATTTTTGATTTTATGGAACGTAAGCAAAAAGAGGATAAGCCTTTTTTTATTTATCATACAAGTCATTTAGGTCATGATGCAATGGATTTTTTAAACCCAGAAGAAGGTAATAAGTGGCCAGGTACACCAATTGTAAATTGGGATGGTAAAAAATATAGTAAAATAAAACCTTATGTTACAGGAGACAATGGTGTTTATAATACTCATGGAACAATTACAGAAGATGGTATACATAACCATATTAATTACTTAGACTACCAAGTTTGGTTGTATATGAAAAAATTGAAAGAAATGGGAATAGAGAATAATACTATTTTTATTTTCTGTGCAGACAATGGTACAAGTGGCTACGGTAAATCTAGCCCTGTATCGCAAAAAGGAACACACGTGCCACTTATTATATACGCACCAGGATTAAATATGACTAAAAAAGGTTTGCAAAATGTATTGGTAAATATGTCTGATATGTTACCAACAATTGCAGATATAGCAAACGTTAAAATTCCTGATAGTTATGAGGTAAACGGAGAAAGTTTATTGCCTTTTTTAACAACAGAGAAACCAAACCATAGGGAATGGATATATGGTTACCATAAAGAAAAGCAAATTATACGAGGCAATCTAGTATTAAAAGATGGTAATAATACTTGGTGGGATGTTAGTAGTAATCCTAAAGATTTAATCAGTTTTAAAAAAATAAAAGAATGGAGTTTAGTATCTCCTGAACACAGATTAGAAAGAGATAAATTAAATAAAGTATTGCCTGTTTTTAATTTACACGAATCTGAATATAATGCACCTAAAGAAGGTATTACAATAAAAGACTCACTAATTATAAGACAATAA
- a CDS encoding LacI family DNA-binding transcriptional regulator has translation MKHITIKDVAKKLNVSISTVSRAFNNKYDINEETKQRILQTANELGYKPNPIAKKLSQQRSFTVGIIVPEFSNNFFPEVMLGAQEVLLKEGYQALIMQSNHSWEVEKKNVETLVNNMVDGLIISLTSENKNNAYYNNLIKQNIPIVFFNRTVDQIKASKVLFDDYKWAMFATEHLIVQGYKNIIHLEGDKNLTLTKNRLRGFTDAHKKYKLAVGKIIPCGFKMEDGERVAQEIIDNNEVPRAIFAANDSSAVGAISVFKKNGYSIPKDIAIVGFTESNLAKHTTPTLTSVEQPTNDIGQTAAKLLLEQINTKGLFVPQTIVLNGRLNIRDSSVKII, from the coding sequence ATGAAGCATATAACAATAAAAGATGTTGCTAAAAAGCTAAATGTATCTATATCTACGGTTTCTAGAGCTTTTAATAATAAGTATGATATTAATGAGGAGACTAAACAAAGAATATTACAAACTGCCAATGAACTTGGATACAAGCCCAATCCTATAGCTAAAAAATTAAGTCAGCAGCGATCCTTTACTGTAGGCATTATAGTTCCTGAGTTTAGTAATAATTTTTTTCCTGAAGTAATGTTGGGTGCTCAGGAAGTATTGTTAAAAGAAGGGTATCAGGCATTAATAATGCAGTCTAACCATTCTTGGGAGGTTGAAAAGAAAAATGTAGAAACACTGGTTAATAATATGGTTGATGGTTTAATAATTTCATTAACATCAGAAAATAAAAATAATGCCTATTACAACAATTTAATAAAACAAAATATACCTATTGTATTCTTTAATCGTACTGTAGATCAAATTAAAGCATCTAAAGTTTTATTTGATGATTATAAATGGGCAATGTTTGCAACAGAACACTTAATAGTACAAGGGTACAAAAACATTATACATTTAGAAGGAGACAAAAACCTTACGTTAACTAAAAACCGATTAAGAGGCTTTACAGATGCACATAAAAAGTATAAACTTGCTGTTGGTAAAATTATTCCCTGCGGATTTAAAATGGAAGATGGTGAGCGTGTTGCCCAAGAAATAATTGATAATAATGAGGTTCCAAGAGCTATTTTTGCTGCTAATGATTCTTCTGCTGTTGGCGCAATTAGTGTTTTTAAAAAAAATGGATATTCTATTCCTAAAGACATTGCCATTGTTGGTTTTACAGAATCAAATCTTGCAAAACATACAACACCAACACTAACGTCTGTAGAACAACCTACTAATGATATTGGACAAACTGCAGCTAAGTTATTACTAGAGCAAATAAATACTAAGGGATTATTTGTGCCACAAACTATTGTCTTAAACGGAAGACTAAATATTAGAGACTCGTCTGTTAAAATTATTTGA
- a CDS encoding sodium:solute symporter family protein — protein MGITDVSVIFIFVLLIFICGMSFSKTGKNMKSYFSAGGALPWWMSGLSLFMSFFSAGTFVVWGAIAYSSGWVAISIQWTMCISGLIIGFVIAPKWQKTKAITAAQFITDRLGYKTQRTYTYLFLLISIFTMGAFLYPVAKIVEVSTGTPIVASIVGLGILILIYTTVGGLWAVIVTDVLQFVVLTAVVLIVVPLSFDKIGGIDAFISKAPDTFFQFVNTEYSPLFLVAFGLYNLFFIAGNWAYVQRYTSVSTPKDAKKVGWLFGVLYAVCPLIWMLPPMVYRVLNPNLNGLENEGAYLLMCKEVLPVGMLGLMLGGMIFATSSSVNTTLNISAGVLTNDIYKHFKPNTPERKLVKIGKLATVLLGVITIIIALMVPYFGGIVEVVMSLAALTGGAMFLPPIWALFSKNQTGFTVLSVTIISLFINVFFKFFSPLLFNLKLDRALEMLLGVAVPIILLIAYEIYFMLKPVENLKYQEYKALIELKTTTETDSTSTQNKKGARVIGIGIALTGLIILTLSFLAATGAFFVGTIGLLVGILGILIIYKNLK, from the coding sequence ATGGGAATTACAGACGTATCTGTCATATTTATATTTGTCTTGTTAATTTTTATCTGCGGAATGAGTTTTTCTAAAACAGGTAAAAATATGAAGTCTTATTTTTCTGCAGGCGGTGCTTTACCTTGGTGGATGAGTGGCTTGTCTTTATTTATGAGTTTCTTTTCTGCGGGTACATTTGTTGTATGGGGAGCCATAGCATATAGTAGTGGTTGGGTAGCAATTTCTATACAGTGGACAATGTGTATATCTGGTTTAATAATAGGTTTTGTTATAGCACCAAAATGGCAAAAAACAAAAGCTATAACTGCAGCACAGTTTATTACAGACAGGTTAGGTTATAAAACACAACGTACATACACTTACTTGTTTTTACTAATATCTATTTTTACAATGGGAGCTTTTTTATACCCTGTTGCTAAAATTGTAGAAGTTTCTACAGGAACACCCATAGTAGCCAGTATTGTAGGTTTAGGTATTTTAATTTTAATATACACCACCGTGGGTGGTTTATGGGCGGTAATAGTTACAGATGTGTTGCAGTTTGTGGTTTTAACGGCAGTTGTACTAATTGTTGTACCTCTTTCTTTTGATAAAATAGGAGGTATAGATGCTTTTATATCTAAAGCTCCTGATACTTTTTTTCAGTTTGTTAACACTGAGTACTCTCCGTTGTTTTTAGTAGCGTTTGGATTGTATAATTTGTTTTTTATAGCAGGTAACTGGGCTTATGTTCAGCGCTATACAAGTGTTTCTACTCCTAAAGACGCAAAAAAAGTAGGTTGGTTATTTGGCGTTTTATATGCTGTTTGTCCGTTAATTTGGATGTTGCCGCCTATGGTTTACCGCGTGTTAAACCCTAATTTAAATGGTTTAGAAAATGAAGGTGCTTATTTGCTAATGTGCAAAGAAGTTTTGCCAGTAGGTATGTTAGGGTTAATGTTAGGGGGAATGATTTTTGCAACATCTAGTTCTGTAAACACAACCTTAAATATATCTGCAGGAGTATTAACTAATGATATTTACAAGCATTTTAAACCTAATACACCAGAGCGTAAATTAGTAAAAATTGGTAAGTTGGCTACAGTTTTACTTGGGGTCATTACTATAATTATAGCCTTGATGGTTCCGTATTTTGGAGGTATTGTAGAGGTAGTTATGTCTTTAGCCGCTCTAACGGGAGGTGCTATGTTTTTACCTCCTATTTGGGCTTTGTTCTCAAAAAATCAAACAGGGTTTACTGTTTTATCTGTTACAATAATTTCACTTTTTATAAATGTATTTTTCAAGTTTTTTTCACCCTTATTATTCAATTTAAAATTAGACAGAGCATTAGAAATGCTACTAGGTGTTGCCGTACCAATAATTTTATTAATTGCATATGAAATATACTTTATGTTAAAACCTGTAGAAAATTTAAAATACCAAGAATATAAAGCTTTAATAGAATTAAAAACTACCACAGAAACAGATAGTACAAGTACTCAAAATAAAAAAGGAGCTCGTGTAATAGGTATAGGAATTGCTTTAACAGGCTTAATTATTTTAACCTTATCGTTTTTAGCAGCAACAGGAGCTTTTTTTGTTGGTACAATTGGACTTTTGGTTGGTATTCTTGGAATTTTAATTATTTATAAAAATCTTAAATAG
- a CDS encoding FAD-dependent oxidoreductase has translation MLVENYSPQKRDNKTIKLNTDFVIVGGGIAGVCAAITAARQGTKTILVQDRPVLGGNASSEIRLWILGATSHMGNNNRWAREGGVIDEILVENLYRNKEGNAVIFDTILLEKVLVEDNITLLLNTSIYDIKKLNEKKIDSVIGFCSQNSITYIIGAPLFCDASGDGIVAFKAGAPFRMGAETKEEFGELFAPDTSYGELLGHSMYFYSKQENFPVTYKPPAFALKDITEIPRYKAIGKDDKGCRFWWFEYGGRKDTIYDTEEIKYELWKVIYGVWDFIKNSGEFDGVENHTLEWVGTVPGKRESRRFKGMYMLKQQDVIQQKTFYDAIAFGGWAIDLHPADGIYSKLSGCTQWHSKGIYQIPYRSFIGNEIENLFFAGRIISASHVAFGSTRVMATTGFCAQAVGMAAHMCVTNNILPKHILEDNYLKVLQNKLNIAGQSIPNIPLEKNSNLVNSAKVTASSVLELNTILFDGEWLSLKTAAAQLLPLQANTAYEFVVEVNAKEDTVLEVQLRSSENIKNYTPDLILETHKFQLKKGEQKVTISFKSTFKVNQYAFVTFLKNDKISLKNSNKRFTGVLSVFNGTNKAVSNTGKQTPPLDLGVDTFEFWIPQRRPEGKNIAMTISPAIKAFNVENCSNGYVRPWGGTNAWVASLKDNKPTININWGKEVEIKEIKLFFDTDYDHPMESTLMGHPEDVIPFCVRNYKIKDQNGKVLADKKNNYQTINSIHFKSPIKITELVIEVMHPSKDVPASIFEILCM, from the coding sequence ATGTTGGTAGAAAATTATAGTCCGCAAAAAAGAGACAATAAAACTATTAAGCTAAATACAGATTTTGTTATAGTTGGTGGAGGTATAGCTGGTGTTTGCGCTGCAATTACAGCAGCAAGGCAAGGAACTAAAACAATATTAGTACAAGACAGGCCTGTTTTGGGAGGTAATGCCTCATCAGAAATTAGACTTTGGATTTTAGGTGCAACTTCTCATATGGGTAATAACAACAGATGGGCAAGAGAAGGTGGAGTTATAGATGAAATTCTTGTTGAGAATTTATACAGAAATAAAGAAGGTAATGCTGTTATTTTTGATACCATTTTACTAGAAAAAGTACTAGTTGAAGATAATATTACGCTTTTATTAAATACCAGCATTTATGACATTAAAAAGTTAAACGAAAAAAAAATAGATAGTGTAATAGGATTTTGTAGTCAAAACTCAATAACATATATAATTGGTGCGCCTTTATTTTGTGATGCATCCGGTGACGGTATTGTTGCTTTTAAAGCAGGTGCACCATTTAGAATGGGAGCAGAAACCAAAGAAGAATTTGGAGAATTATTTGCGCCAGACACTTCTTATGGGGAGTTATTAGGACACTCAATGTACTTTTATAGTAAGCAAGAAAATTTCCCTGTAACTTATAAACCACCAGCTTTTGCATTAAAAGACATTACAGAAATTCCAAGGTATAAAGCAATAGGTAAAGATGATAAAGGTTGTCGTTTTTGGTGGTTTGAGTATGGAGGAAGAAAAGATACAATTTATGACACAGAGGAAATAAAATATGAACTTTGGAAAGTAATATATGGTGTTTGGGATTTTATTAAAAATTCGGGTGAGTTTGATGGTGTAGAAAACCATACATTAGAATGGGTAGGGACTGTACCTGGCAAACGAGAAAGTCGTCGTTTTAAAGGTATGTATATGCTAAAACAGCAAGATGTAATACAACAAAAAACGTTTTATGATGCTATTGCTTTTGGTGGTTGGGCAATAGATTTGCATCCAGCAGATGGTATTTACAGTAAATTATCTGGTTGTACACAATGGCACTCTAAGGGTATTTATCAAATTCCGTATCGTTCTTTTATTGGTAATGAAATTGAAAATCTTTTTTTTGCAGGCAGAATAATTAGTGCTAGTCACGTTGCTTTTGGTTCTACACGTGTAATGGCAACAACAGGTTTTTGTGCACAAGCAGTAGGTATGGCAGCGCATATGTGTGTTACTAACAATATACTTCCTAAACATATTTTAGAAGATAATTATTTAAAAGTACTACAGAATAAATTAAATATTGCCGGACAAAGTATACCTAATATTCCACTAGAAAAGAACAGTAATTTAGTAAACTCTGCAAAAGTAACAGCTTCATCTGTATTAGAATTAAACACTATTTTGTTTGATGGTGAATGGTTAAGTTTAAAAACAGCAGCAGCACAATTATTGCCTTTACAAGCAAATACAGCTTATGAGTTTGTTGTAGAAGTAAATGCAAAAGAAGATACAGTTTTAGAAGTACAACTTCGTTCATCAGAAAATATAAAAAATTATACTCCAGATTTAATTTTAGAAACGCATAAATTTCAGCTTAAAAAAGGGGAACAAAAAGTAACAATTTCTTTCAAATCTACTTTTAAAGTAAATCAATATGCATTTGTAACTTTTTTAAAGAATGATAAAATAAGTCTAAAGAATAGTAACAAAAGATTTACGGGCGTACTATCTGTTTTTAATGGTACAAATAAAGCAGTTTCTAATACGGGTAAGCAAACACCACCATTAGATTTAGGTGTAGATACGTTTGAGTTTTGGATACCTCAGCGTAGACCAGAGGGTAAAAATATAGCAATGACAATTTCCCCAGCTATTAAGGCTTTTAATGTAGAAAATTGCAGTAATGGTTACGTTAGGCCTTGGGGAGGTACGAATGCTTGGGTTGCTAGTTTAAAAGACAACAAACCTACAATAAACATTAATTGGGGTAAAGAGGTAGAGATTAAAGAAATTAAGCTCTTTTTTGATACAGATTATGATCATCCAATGGAGTCTACATTAATGGGGCACCCAGAAGATGTAATTCCTTTTTGTGTACGTAATTATAAAATTAAAGATCAAAATGGTAAAGTGTTGGCAGATAAAAAAAATAACTATCAAACCATAAATTCCATACACTTTAAAAGTCCTATAAAAATAACAGAATTAGTAATAGAAGTAATGCATCCTTCTAAAGATGTACCAGCTTCAATATTTGAAATTTTATGTATGTAA
- a CDS encoding glycoside hydrolase family 2 TIM barrel-domain containing protein → MKNNKSEQIMTLNGNWKFNAIYGEGSNYNNIKAGSTDVIVDNLNANQIKVKGKWTTTNVEERGSGFYKDNYLKHFYKDNTDKSSVTYTPNLPASGYYEAFVRFPFASNVNTKVNIQHANGIDTQYFNQRNRCDEWLSLGIFTFEKDKENSVEITSDVYGVSVSADAVLFRPVSKEKIIKAEKEKKTVYLNNYDDTDWYNLKVPGHYGMINDFSNYTGKAWYRKTFTTPDKWTLDKNEKIRLKFDGVYHIAKVYLNGKFIGEHQGGFTPFEIDVTKNIELNKPNVLAVETNNNALVGATWNWGGIIRDVTLVKNNDVRITHNYIHADPDLEKGTASLELKIRIENSGAVDKVLDFKTNIYRDKQLQEITKKVTVKANSTKELVLKSSLKAKDVKLWHFDRPYLYKMQHTLLDNGIKVHTVNDRFGIRKIELTNKSLILNGEAVRLAGYNRVSDHRYWGSSEPQEIINTDVDLMKNAGANFMRIMHGTQNRKLIERCDEEGILLFEEVNVRDLDNSEFTAPNYPLIKSWVKEMVERDSNSPSIIGWSVGNELTGHNTYATMMMNYVREIDAHRLVTCVSNTGARKEANPNTDPNTNTDLIMHNHYSFQGTAQSVISTLRSKWPNKAIFLSEYGVDRLKSTSLDEDLPKASDLNDNLRGKNEFVIGASLWTYNDYRSGYIGTSEEENRTWGIVNAWRQKRRFYTRMQKENSPVKDIKVSFNKTKVAIVIPIKERNNYPSFTMVNYDLVWNLKDANGKIISSETKKLPVLQPEDAVWEGQIKLPKSINKAVVMHIALVSSNGYTRFEKTIALQKPEKPTVTSIVAGKNKTRVYFNTVVAAEEYFISYKNSKGETVKTEPTIANFIEVKDLQLPVIKANLIAVNSLGESLPQSVELKNNTKSLPPVVWQTFIRDNHIIVGYSGELNDESYTVRYGVSKDKLLHKITTYTRGMMTIPIKKLDTYFIQIKRKDKNGDSNWSPVITVKNNL, encoded by the coding sequence ATGAAGAATAACAAATCAGAACAAATAATGACTTTAAATGGCAACTGGAAGTTTAATGCTATTTATGGAGAAGGTTCTAATTACAATAACATAAAAGCCGGCAGTACAGATGTTATTGTAGACAATCTAAATGCCAATCAAATAAAAGTAAAAGGAAAATGGACAACTACTAATGTAGAAGAAAGAGGTTCTGGCTTTTATAAGGATAACTACTTAAAACATTTTTATAAGGATAATACAGATAAGTCTAGTGTAACTTACACTCCAAATTTACCCGCATCTGGTTATTATGAAGCATTTGTGCGTTTTCCGTTTGCTAGCAATGTAAATACTAAAGTTAATATACAACACGCTAATGGTATAGATACACAGTATTTTAATCAGCGTAATCGTTGTGACGAGTGGTTAAGCTTAGGTATTTTTACTTTTGAAAAAGACAAAGAAAATAGTGTAGAAATTACCTCAGATGTATATGGTGTATCAGTCTCAGCAGATGCTGTTCTTTTTAGGCCAGTATCTAAAGAAAAAATAATTAAAGCAGAGAAAGAAAAGAAAACTGTTTATTTAAATAATTATGATGATACAGATTGGTACAATTTAAAAGTACCAGGACATTACGGAATGATTAACGATTTTTCTAACTACACAGGAAAAGCTTGGTACAGAAAAACATTTACAACTCCTGATAAATGGACACTAGATAAAAACGAAAAAATTAGACTAAAGTTTGATGGTGTTTACCATATAGCAAAAGTGTACCTCAACGGTAAATTTATAGGAGAACACCAAGGAGGTTTTACTCCGTTTGAAATAGATGTTACTAAAAATATAGAGCTAAACAAACCTAACGTTTTAGCTGTAGAAACAAATAATAATGCATTAGTTGGTGCTACCTGGAACTGGGGTGGTATTATTAGAGATGTTACTTTGGTAAAAAATAATGATGTACGTATTACACATAATTATATACATGCAGATCCAGATTTAGAAAAAGGAACAGCAAGTTTAGAGTTAAAAATTAGAATAGAAAATAGTGGTGCTGTAGATAAAGTTTTAGATTTTAAAACCAACATATATAGAGATAAACAACTGCAAGAAATAACAAAAAAAGTAACCGTTAAAGCAAACTCTACTAAGGAACTAGTTTTAAAGAGTTCTTTAAAGGCTAAAGATGTTAAGCTTTGGCATTTTGATAGGCCTTACTTGTACAAAATGCAACATACTCTTTTAGATAATGGTATAAAAGTACATACTGTAAACGATAGGTTTGGTATTAGAAAAATAGAGTTAACAAATAAAAGCTTAATTCTAAACGGTGAAGCTGTACGTTTAGCTGGTTACAATAGGGTTAGTGATCATAGATATTGGGGATCGTCAGAACCACAAGAAATTATTAACACGGATGTAGATTTAATGAAAAATGCGGGTGCAAATTTTATGCGAATTATGCACGGAACGCAAAATAGAAAACTGATAGAACGTTGTGACGAAGAAGGAATTTTATTGTTTGAAGAAGTTAACGTACGAGATTTAGATAATTCAGAATTTACAGCACCAAATTATCCATTAATAAAATCTTGGGTTAAGGAAATGGTAGAGAGAGATAGCAACAGCCCAAGTATAATAGGGTGGAGTGTAGGTAATGAGCTTACAGGTCACAATACTTATGCTACTATGATGATGAATTATGTGAGAGAGATAGATGCTCACAGGTTGGTTACATGTGTTAGTAATACAGGGGCAAGAAAAGAGGCTAACCCTAATACAGATCCCAATACCAATACAGATCTAATTATGCACAATCATTACTCTTTTCAAGGTACAGCACAGAGTGTTATTTCTACATTAAGAAGCAAATGGCCTAATAAGGCTATATTTTTATCTGAATACGGAGTAGATAGATTAAAATCTACTTCTTTAGATGAAGATTTACCAAAAGCATCAGATTTAAATGATAATTTAAGAGGTAAAAATGAGTTTGTAATTGGTGCTTCATTATGGACATATAACGATTATAGAAGTGGTTATATTGGTACTAGTGAAGAAGAAAACAGAACTTGGGGAATTGTAAATGCTTGGCGACAAAAGCGAAGATTCTATACAAGAATGCAAAAAGAAAATAGTCCGGTTAAAGATATTAAAGTATCTTTTAATAAAACTAAGGTCGCTATAGTTATTCCAATAAAGGAAAGAAATAACTACCCTAGTTTTACAATGGTAAATTATGATTTGGTATGGAATTTAAAAGATGCTAACGGAAAAATTATAAGTAGCGAGACTAAAAAATTACCTGTGTTGCAACCAGAAGATGCTGTTTGGGAAGGGCAAATAAAACTACCTAAAAGTATAAACAAAGCTGTGGTTATGCACATTGCTTTGGTAAGTAGTAATGGTTATACCCGCTTTGAAAAAACGATAGCCTTGCAAAAACCAGAAAAACCAACTGTAACATCTATAGTAGCAGGTAAAAATAAAACAAGAGTATATTTTAATACAGTGGTTGCTGCAGAAGAATATTTTATTAGTTATAAAAATAGTAAAGGAGAAACTGTAAAAACAGAACCTACAATTGCTAATTTTATTGAGGTTAAAGATTTACAATTACCTGTTATAAAAGCCAATCTAATAGCTGTAAATAGTTTAGGAGAAAGTTTGCCACAGAGCGTAGAGTTAAAAAACAACACTAAAAGTTTACCACCTGTGGTTTGGCAAACTTTTATTAGAGATAATCATATAATAGTTGGGTATTCTGGTGAGTTGAATGATGAATCTTACACCGTACGTTACGGTGTTAGTAAAGATAAATTACTTCATAAAATTACAACATACACTAGAGGTATGATGACTATCCCAATTAAAAAGTTAGACACTTATTTTATTCAAATTAAAAGAAAAGATAAAAACGGAGATAGTAATTGGTCACCAGTAATAACTGTGAAAAATAATTTATAA
- a CDS encoding glycoside hydrolase family protein: MKSTVIAFFLALLILSCKEKIEKKEVVKKIENFKIEFGKVSKKSIFKEEGKSVWGGSLIKGEDNLYHMFYSRWPKNIGWEWVNYSEIAHATSPSPFGPFTFKNVALADRGVEFWDGGTTHNPTIIKVDTNYYLYYMGNTGDKKIVSKPGKPKLNWKHRNNQRIGVAVAKNLNGPWKRLDKPVIDITPNINAHDALMTSNPSVCKMPNGKILMVYKAVGKKNKLPSGGPVVHLVAIGDTPTGPFIKYPDPIFVFKGERFPAEDPYIWYQDGKYRAIVKRFKTVDKKRVFSLVHYDSEDGIKWEQGKYFNISDRTVVWEDDTETKFDHLERPQVYLENGEPLALLCAADTIDVNNVRHSFNIQIPLKISKEK; this comes from the coding sequence ATGAAAAGCACAGTAATAGCATTTTTTTTAGCCTTGCTAATTTTATCTTGTAAAGAAAAAATAGAGAAAAAAGAAGTCGTAAAAAAAATAGAAAATTTTAAAATTGAATTTGGCAAAGTATCAAAAAAATCAATTTTTAAAGAAGAAGGCAAAAGTGTTTGGGGAGGTAGTTTAATTAAAGGGGAAGACAATTTGTATCATATGTTTTACTCTAGATGGCCAAAAAATATAGGGTGGGAATGGGTAAACTATTCAGAAATAGCCCACGCAACGTCACCATCTCCGTTTGGACCATTTACATTTAAAAACGTAGCCTTAGCAGATAGAGGAGTAGAGTTTTGGGATGGTGGTACCACGCATAACCCTACAATTATAAAAGTAGATACTAATTACTACTTATATTATATGGGTAATACAGGTGATAAAAAAATTGTTAGCAAACCAGGCAAACCTAAACTTAATTGGAAACATAGAAATAACCAAAGAATAGGTGTTGCAGTTGCTAAAAATTTAAACGGACCTTGGAAAAGATTAGATAAACCTGTTATAGATATTACGCCCAACATAAATGCACATGATGCATTAATGACTTCTAACCCGTCTGTTTGTAAAATGCCAAACGGTAAAATTTTAATGGTATACAAAGCGGTAGGTAAAAAAAATAAATTGCCATCTGGCGGTCCGGTAGTACACTTGGTAGCTATAGGAGATACGCCAACAGGACCTTTTATAAAATATCCAGATCCTATTTTTGTTTTTAAAGGAGAGCGTTTTCCGGCAGAAGATCCTTATATCTGGTACCAAGATGGCAAATACAGAGCTATTGTAAAAAGGTTTAAAACAGTAGATAAAAAAAGAGTTTTTTCTTTAGTGCATTATGATTCTGAAGACGGAATAAAATGGGAGCAAGGCAAGTATTTTAATATATCTGATAGAACAGTTGTTTGGGAAGATGATACAGAAACAAAGTTTGATCATCTAGAGCGTCCTCAAGTATATTTAGAAAACGGAGAACCTTTAGCGCTGTTGTGTGCTGCAGATACTATAGATGTGAATAATGTGAGACACTCATTCAATATTCAAATTCCTTTAAAAATCTCAAAAGAGAAATAA